The following proteins are co-located in the Desulfoscipio sp. XC116 genome:
- the yqeC gene encoding selenium cofactor biosynthesis protein YqeC, producing MQIREAVGVKRGDVVVVVGGGGKTTIIEKMAEELLAAGGKVIITTTTKIFAPTNGGPHLLVLTDKDEVFIDTIERSFNEYGLIYVGKDINRENKLLGISAPEVRALHGLSAPDYLLIEGDGSKGRPFKAPRVNEPVVPEIATVVIVVVGVDCIGKALVEKYFYAIDQIKSLTGLEYGEVVNEETIVDIMLHPLGYKKSVPINARWIPFINKVESQTDEIKAKKTAKLLISRGVKKVVIGAAKANSSICCIK from the coding sequence ATGCAAATAAGGGAAGCCGTAGGCGTAAAAAGAGGTGATGTGGTTGTAGTAGTTGGGGGGGGCGGTAAAACAACTATTATTGAGAAAATGGCCGAAGAGTTATTGGCTGCCGGTGGTAAGGTTATTATTACAACCACTACAAAGATTTTTGCTCCCACCAATGGAGGGCCGCATTTGCTGGTGCTGACAGATAAGGATGAGGTATTTATAGACACCATAGAGCGTTCTTTTAATGAATATGGTTTAATCTATGTCGGTAAAGACATTAATCGGGAAAATAAGTTATTGGGCATTTCCGCGCCGGAAGTTAGGGCATTGCATGGATTAAGTGCTCCGGACTATCTGCTGATTGAAGGTGATGGATCCAAGGGGCGACCCTTTAAAGCACCTCGTGTTAATGAACCGGTTGTGCCCGAAATCGCTACAGTAGTTATTGTTGTTGTGGGAGTAGACTGTATTGGTAAAGCACTTGTAGAAAAGTATTTTTATGCCATTGATCAAATTAAGTCTTTAACGGGTCTTGAATATGGGGAAGTTGTAAATGAAGAAACTATTGTAGATATAATGTTACATCCCCTGGGTTATAAAAAGAGTGTCCCCATAAATGCCAGGTGGATACCGTTTATTAATAAGGTGGAAAGTCAAACGGATGAGATCAAAGCAAAAAAAACCGCTAAGCTTTTAATAAGCAGGGGGGTGAAGAAAGTGGTTATCGGTGCTGCTAAAGCCAACTCATCTATATGCTGTATTAAATAA
- a CDS encoding molybdopterin cofactor-binding domain-containing protein, which yields MKVRGRGIACMYFGMGNTGKPNPSSAFIELLEDGTANVLCGAADIGQGSNTVFSQMAAQELGIPFEGISIISADSGVTPESGVSSASRQTYISGNAVRMAARDAKAQLFEEAASLLNVSSKRLDAKDGYIFLIDCPDHRITVGEVVTHCWRKGKVIMGTGNFNPGILPLDDETGQGVPYATYSYGTQVAEVELDTETGEINIIKITAAHDVGKAINPLSVEGQLEGGASMGVGFSLAEEIILENGLIKNPNFHEYLIPTALDMPDFDPIIVEAAEPTGPYGAKGIGEPSTVPVAAAILNAIADAVGARVKELPNTAERVFGVLKSK from the coding sequence ATGAAAGTGCGCGGCAGGGGTATTGCCTGTATGTACTTCGGCATGGGTAATACCGGTAAACCAAACCCATCCAGTGCATTTATCGAACTTCTGGAAGACGGTACGGCAAATGTACTTTGCGGTGCTGCGGATATAGGTCAGGGTTCAAATACTGTGTTTAGTCAAATGGCAGCGCAAGAATTAGGTATTCCTTTTGAAGGTATATCGATTATTTCGGCTGATTCCGGGGTAACTCCGGAATCGGGCGTAAGTTCGGCAAGCAGGCAAACATATATATCGGGCAACGCCGTGCGGATGGCGGCTCGGGACGCCAAAGCTCAGTTGTTCGAAGAAGCCGCTTCGCTATTAAATGTAAGTTCCAAAAGATTGGATGCGAAAGATGGTTATATATTTCTTATAGACTGTCCGGACCACAGAATTACCGTAGGCGAAGTTGTTACACATTGCTGGCGCAAGGGTAAGGTTATTATGGGCACGGGCAACTTTAACCCGGGCATCCTTCCTCTGGACGATGAAACCGGCCAGGGGGTGCCCTATGCAACATACTCATATGGCACCCAGGTAGCCGAGGTGGAGCTGGATACAGAAACCGGAGAAATCAATATTATTAAGATTACCGCTGCTCATGATGTCGGTAAGGCTATCAATCCCCTGAGCGTCGAGGGTCAGCTTGAGGGAGGGGCGTCCATGGGCGTGGGCTTTAGCCTGGCCGAGGAAATTATCCTTGAAAATGGATTGATTAAAAACCCCAACTTTCATGAATATCTTATACCAACGGCACTTGATATGCCGGACTTCGATCCCATAATTGTCGAGGCCGCCGAACCAACAGGCCCATACGGAGCAAAAGGTATTGGAGAGCCATCCACAGTGCCGGTGGCCGCCGCCATACTAAATGCGATTGCCGATGCCGTGGGGGCGCGGGTAAAAGAACTGCCGAATACCGCTGAGAGAGTTTTTGGGGTTTTAAAGTCTAAATAG
- a CDS encoding MFS transporter, with protein sequence MTKKFFYGWIVLFLCFLALIISLGIRLSFGAFLTSWELEYNVSRGTLSLISAIGLLVYGLFQPIFGRLTDDWGARPVLTLSLAIIGLSLIIIQWLNNIWVLALIYGIMISIGYAGASNVIASAIVIHWFQKRQGFALGFVTSGMAVGQMIIVPLSIYMVDNWQWQVTFLTFGAAVLFVITPLTFLFIRSKPEDIGLRPYGSDAQQEGIVNQNKCCNQEEETVRPINDQENAFNLFKKPIFWALLVPHFFCGFTDLGVVNTHLIPYLEGNNFNGNVIAFSISLLAIFNIIGTIAAGHASDYFSRTRLLAALYTCRVFSLLILLFLPANNIHQLILFVCLFGITDMAPVAIMSSLCAKLFGKFSIGVVIGIISASHQFGAAVGSYLPGVLYDLTGGYDIAIIFSIAALIAIAGSILTIEDKRYSKDYTANIKNIN encoded by the coding sequence TTGACAAAGAAATTTTTTTATGGTTGGATAGTTCTGTTTCTGTGCTTTTTAGCTCTAATAATTTCATTGGGGATACGCTTGTCATTTGGCGCTTTTTTAACCTCCTGGGAACTGGAGTATAATGTCAGCAGGGGCACTCTTTCATTAATTTCTGCCATAGGGCTGTTGGTTTATGGTCTTTTCCAACCTATCTTCGGGCGTTTAACCGATGATTGGGGGGCCAGGCCGGTATTAACGCTAAGCCTGGCTATTATTGGTCTTAGTCTAATAATAATACAGTGGTTAAATAATATATGGGTTCTTGCTTTAATCTATGGAATTATGATATCTATTGGTTATGCCGGTGCATCCAATGTTATTGCCTCCGCGATTGTCATACATTGGTTTCAGAAGAGACAGGGTTTTGCTTTGGGTTTTGTTACCTCGGGAATGGCGGTAGGGCAAATGATTATTGTTCCGCTATCCATTTATATGGTAGACAACTGGCAGTGGCAAGTAACGTTTCTTACTTTTGGCGCGGCTGTTTTATTTGTAATCACCCCCCTGACTTTTCTTTTTATCAGGTCCAAGCCTGAAGATATAGGCCTGCGGCCCTATGGGTCGGATGCTCAACAGGAGGGTATTGTAAATCAAAACAAGTGTTGCAACCAAGAAGAAGAAACAGTCCGTCCGATAAATGATCAGGAGAATGCTTTCAATCTGTTTAAAAAGCCTATTTTTTGGGCGCTGCTGGTGCCTCATTTCTTTTGTGGATTCACGGATTTGGGAGTGGTTAATACTCATTTGATTCCCTATTTGGAAGGTAATAATTTTAACGGTAACGTTATTGCGTTCAGTATTAGTTTACTGGCAATTTTTAATATTATAGGTACAATTGCCGCCGGTCATGCATCGGATTATTTTAGTCGGACCAGGCTTTTAGCCGCTCTTTACACCTGCAGGGTCTTTTCTTTATTGATTTTATTATTTCTTCCGGCGAACAATATACACCAGCTTATCCTTTTTGTTTGTTTATTCGGCATCACCGATATGGCACCCGTCGCTATAATGAGTTCATTGTGTGCTAAATTGTTCGGTAAATTCTCCATTGGTGTCGTTATTGGTATAATATCCGCCAGTCATCAGTTTGGGGCGGCTGTGGGGTCATACTTGCCGGGAGTATTATATGATCTTACCGGTGGTTATGATATTGCAATAATATTTTCTATTGCTGCGCTAATTGCTATTGCAGGTTCAATATTAACTATTGAGGATAAGCGATATAGTAAGGATTATACCGCGAATATTAAGAATATTAATTAA
- a CDS encoding TRAP transporter small permease, whose translation MLLAKINRGVEKCIKPAIGYAILLITLILCFNVIGRYIFGFSLKWAEELTTYTLIWVTFLGAVVCVREGMMISMDAFVTQLKGSMKRFFVIATNLICVVFSLIIAYLGIEITIHVYSSMQVSPAMMIPMYIPYAALPLGSILMALEYLEASFAREEGGEAKC comes from the coding sequence ATGTTATTAGCAAAAATTAACCGGGGAGTGGAAAAGTGCATAAAGCCTGCTATTGGGTACGCTATATTATTAATTACACTCATATTGTGCTTTAATGTGATTGGCCGCTATATTTTTGGATTTTCATTGAAGTGGGCTGAGGAACTGACTACATATACACTTATCTGGGTAACTTTTTTAGGAGCGGTAGTTTGTGTACGTGAGGGCATGATGATAAGCATGGATGCCTTTGTTACTCAGCTTAAGGGTTCAATGAAGCGTTTCTTTGTTATTGCAACTAATTTGATATGCGTTGTTTTTTCTTTGATTATTGCCTATTTGGGTATTGAAATTACCATACATGTCTATTCGTCCATGCAGGTAAGCCCGGCGATGATGATCCCCATGTATATACCGTATGCGGCTTTACCCCTGGGCAGTATTCTTATGGCCCTGGAATATTTGGAGGCGAGTTTTGCCAGGGAAGAGGGGGGTGAGGCTAAATGCTAG
- a CDS encoding TRAP transporter substrate-binding protein, with amino-acid sequence MKKKAIFWLTCLIISVFALAGCGGGQEPADKKAGDDGKTYTAKLGTVEPVDSPKMEAMKLFKEKVAEATDNKVEITIYPSEQLGSAREMIEATQMGGEEAVILPSSNFTGFEPNMSILDLPFLFPSREVCYEVVDSEVGDALLKTLEDNGLEGVAWWESGFKQLTGSFKIEGPESFKGKKIRVMENPVLISQFQALGAGAIPINFSELYNALQQGVVDGQENPIPSIYEMKFYEVQKYMAISDHGYLPLVVAFNKDWFNALPADYQEAVRTAAKESAVWLRDKQRKMEVEEFIPAMKEAGLTVVELDEQTRQAYADKVKEPTRAKLMNIIDDEGKQLLQQLDEKIAEVSAK; translated from the coding sequence ATGAAGAAAAAGGCTATTTTTTGGTTAACTTGTTTAATAATTAGTGTATTTGCGCTTGCGGGATGCGGTGGCGGCCAGGAACCGGCGGATAAAAAAGCCGGTGATGATGGTAAGACTTATACCGCTAAATTAGGGACAGTAGAGCCGGTTGACTCACCTAAGATGGAAGCTATGAAACTGTTTAAAGAAAAAGTAGCGGAAGCAACGGATAATAAAGTGGAAATTACTATCTATCCGTCCGAGCAGCTGGGCTCGGCCCGGGAAATGATTGAAGCCACCCAAATGGGTGGGGAGGAAGCGGTTATACTGCCAAGTTCAAACTTTACCGGTTTTGAACCTAATATGAGTATTCTTGACCTGCCTTTCCTTTTCCCCAGCAGAGAAGTCTGTTATGAAGTGGTAGACAGCGAGGTCGGAGACGCGTTGCTTAAGACCCTTGAAGATAATGGCTTGGAAGGTGTGGCCTGGTGGGAAAGCGGATTTAAGCAGCTGACCGGCAGCTTTAAGATTGAGGGTCCCGAGTCATTTAAAGGCAAAAAGATTCGTGTCATGGAAAACCCCGTGCTTATATCCCAATTCCAAGCCCTTGGGGCCGGTGCTATTCCTATTAACTTTAGTGAATTATACAATGCACTGCAGCAAGGTGTGGTTGATGGTCAGGAAAACCCGATACCCAGTATCTATGAGATGAAATTCTATGAAGTGCAAAAATACATGGCTATATCGGATCATGGTTATCTGCCGCTGGTAGTGGCCTTTAACAAAGATTGGTTTAATGCTTTGCCCGCCGATTATCAGGAGGCTGTCAGAACTGCGGCTAAAGAATCCGCCGTATGGCTGCGTGATAAACAGCGCAAGATGGAAGTTGAGGAATTTATACCTGCTATGAAAGAAGCAGGCTTAACCGTAGTTGAGCTGGACGAACAGACCCGTCAGGCTTATGCCGACAAGGTTAAAGAGCCTACCCGTGCCAAGTTGATGAACATTATTGATGATGAAGGTAAACAATTGCTGCAGCAGCTGGATGAGAAGATTGCTGAAGTAAGCGCCAAGTAA
- a CDS encoding molybdopterin cofactor-binding domain-containing protein, producing the protein MSIRDIKLNVNGRTVNILTDPKKTLLKVLREDLKLTGTKQGCDEGLCGSCTVLVDGKPTNSCKLPVERVEGKNILTIEGVGTKDNPDIIQKAFVEVGAAQCGFCTPGMILNAKAILDGNPDPTREEVKKSIKRNLCRCTGYKKIIDGVLLAAEARKNPELLKEKDIKDLRLGGRIPQFNSWSKVTGTLRYAQDIYLEDMCHAKVLRSPYFHAKIKSINTAEAEAMRGVVAVATAADLKGPNRVKYIDQDFRVLADNKVRYFGEPVAIVVARTEQLAAKALEMIKVDYEELPFVTNPFDALKEGAPEVQEEDFPGNLLFHQNLVHGDIEEGFKEADFIEENDFYTPANAHGYLEPDAGVGYIDAEGRIVIYACGQAPHYHRDEIARVLGLGTDEVRVVEDGTGGGFGARIDPFIQLLLGLAVYKARVPVKLQFTTEENFIGSCKRHPFWIKLKTGVRKDGKIVAHYGEIVTDAGAYSLASPGVLMRAIVHSYGPYEIPNVKVIGKTVLTNNTPSSAMRGFGVSQMCFAIETQMNKICRRLNVNILDFAKLNGFRQGTVTATGQLIKDPPGYKEVIEAIENHWAKCEKATAPEKTAQLPSHIKRGKGFATTWYGIGKTGLLNLSRCNVEINQDGTLIVKEGAAEIGQGSTTVMGLIAAEEFGLTIDRVKVISADSLLTPDSDITCASKHTFYTGNATLLACRDLKKKLFEAAADELKASADDLETKDGLIFNKHNPEQQITFRDLHQKGCDMTGAGEFVVPLDLLDQETGQGKLYEVFTYGAAVVESEINTQTGEVKVLNAAVAFQVGKAINRLAMEGQMEGGVGMGVAFGLMEEYVTGKTRGFKDYPMPRSTDVPEMTTYVVEIPQGPGPFGAIGMGEAAHFPMAPAIIASMHDACGIWIHDLPATPGRVLEALKKKNA; encoded by the coding sequence TTGTCTATTCGCGATATAAAACTAAATGTAAACGGGCGGACAGTTAACATACTAACTGATCCGAAGAAAACGCTGTTAAAAGTGTTACGTGAAGATTTAAAATTGACAGGCACTAAACAAGGCTGCGATGAGGGATTATGTGGAAGTTGTACGGTTTTAGTTGACGGAAAACCCACAAATTCGTGTAAGCTGCCGGTTGAACGGGTGGAAGGGAAGAATATCTTAACTATTGAAGGCGTTGGAACAAAAGACAACCCTGATATTATACAAAAGGCATTTGTGGAGGTTGGCGCCGCACAGTGCGGTTTTTGCACGCCGGGGATGATTCTTAATGCCAAAGCAATCTTAGACGGGAACCCCGATCCGACACGGGAAGAAGTTAAAAAATCAATTAAAAGAAATTTGTGCCGTTGTACGGGATATAAAAAAATAATTGATGGTGTTTTGCTGGCGGCCGAGGCCAGGAAAAACCCCGAACTGTTGAAGGAAAAAGATATCAAGGATTTGCGGCTGGGGGGCAGAATTCCGCAGTTCAATTCCTGGTCCAAGGTAACAGGAACTTTGCGCTACGCACAGGATATCTACCTTGAGGATATGTGCCATGCCAAAGTTTTGAGGAGCCCATATTTCCATGCCAAAATAAAATCAATTAATACCGCGGAAGCGGAAGCTATGCGCGGCGTAGTTGCAGTTGCCACTGCGGCTGATTTAAAGGGTCCTAACAGAGTTAAATATATTGATCAGGACTTTAGAGTATTGGCGGATAACAAGGTTCGCTATTTTGGAGAGCCTGTGGCTATTGTGGTAGCCAGAACAGAGCAATTAGCCGCAAAGGCTTTAGAGATGATTAAAGTTGATTACGAAGAACTTCCGTTTGTAACCAACCCATTTGACGCCCTAAAAGAGGGGGCTCCGGAGGTACAGGAGGAAGATTTTCCGGGTAACCTATTGTTTCATCAAAATCTTGTCCACGGTGATATTGAAGAAGGTTTTAAAGAAGCCGATTTCATTGAAGAAAATGATTTTTACACTCCGGCCAATGCGCACGGTTATCTGGAGCCGGATGCCGGCGTAGGTTATATTGACGCTGAAGGGCGAATCGTTATTTATGCCTGCGGACAAGCACCGCACTACCATCGTGACGAAATTGCCAGAGTTCTGGGTCTGGGAACAGACGAAGTACGGGTAGTGGAAGACGGCACCGGAGGAGGATTTGGCGCCAGAATCGATCCTTTTATTCAACTGCTTCTCGGGCTGGCCGTATATAAGGCCAGAGTACCTGTAAAACTTCAGTTTACAACGGAAGAAAACTTCATTGGCAGCTGCAAAAGGCACCCCTTCTGGATTAAATTGAAAACAGGCGTGCGTAAAGACGGCAAAATCGTGGCTCATTACGGGGAAATTGTCACAGATGCGGGTGCCTATTCATTGGCAAGTCCCGGCGTATTGATGCGCGCTATAGTTCACTCCTACGGTCCTTATGAAATCCCCAATGTTAAGGTGATAGGCAAAACAGTTCTTACCAATAACACTCCATCTTCAGCCATGCGCGGTTTCGGTGTCTCCCAGATGTGTTTTGCTATAGAAACACAAATGAATAAAATCTGCAGACGTCTAAATGTGAATATACTCGACTTTGCCAAGCTAAACGGCTTCAGACAGGGAACAGTGACTGCAACGGGTCAATTAATTAAAGACCCGCCGGGATACAAAGAGGTAATCGAAGCTATAGAAAACCATTGGGCCAAATGTGAAAAAGCCACCGCTCCTGAAAAGACCGCTCAATTACCGTCGCATATAAAACGGGGCAAGGGCTTTGCTACGACCTGGTATGGTATTGGCAAAACCGGTCTTTTAAACTTATCCAGATGCAATGTCGAAATTAATCAGGATGGAACCTTGATAGTGAAAGAGGGAGCGGCGGAAATTGGACAAGGGTCAACCACTGTAATGGGGTTAATTGCCGCCGAAGAATTTGGATTGACCATAGACAGGGTCAAAGTAATATCCGCCGACTCTCTATTGACACCGGATTCCGATATTACTTGCGCCAGTAAACATACATTTTATACCGGAAACGCAACATTGCTGGCCTGCCGTGATTTAAAGAAAAAGCTTTTTGAGGCGGCTGCAGATGAACTCAAGGCCTCGGCCGATGATTTGGAAACAAAAGATGGCTTGATTTTTAACAAGCATAATCCGGAACAGCAAATAACCTTCCGGGATCTGCACCAAAAGGGCTGCGACATGACAGGCGCCGGAGAATTTGTTGTGCCTCTTGATTTGTTGGATCAGGAGACAGGTCAAGGGAAATTATATGAAGTATTTACCTATGGCGCGGCGGTGGTGGAATCAGAGATAAATACTCAAACCGGGGAAGTCAAAGTTCTTAACGCTGCTGTGGCGTTCCAAGTTGGCAAAGCAATTAACCGCCTGGCGATGGAAGGGCAGATGGAAGGCGGTGTGGGTATGGGCGTAGCTTTTGGTTTAATGGAAGAGTATGTTACGGGTAAAACCAGAGGTTTTAAAGATTATCCCATGCCCAGATCCACGGATGTTCCTGAAATGACCACTTATGTGGTGGAAATTCCCCAGGGCCCCGGTCCCTTTGGCGCCATAGGGATGGGCGAGGCCGCGCATTTCCCGATGGCACCGGCCATCATTGCATCTATGCATGACGCCTGCGGCATATGGATCCATGATTTGCCGGCTACGCCGGGTAGAGTTCTGGAAGCGCTGAAAAAGAAAAACGCTTAA
- a CDS encoding TRAP transporter large permease, with product MLGVLISLLGIMLAVGIPIYVALAGPSLVAIVIKDIPPLLFMQRMFGGIDRFSLMAIPFFILAANIMGKGGMSRRILALANVLVGRFYGGTAIGSTLACLLFGALSGSAPATVVAIGSITYPALLENGYGKKFSMGLVTSASSLAIIIPPSITMIVYAATTGTSVGELFMAGIGPGIFMGLCIMAYSVWYARKNDIRSTVHVPPGQVWIAIKDSSWAMGVPIIIIGGIYAGVFTPTESATVAAVYALIVGLFVYKELDYKSALQVCISSALTTAQVMILVAAASVLSWILTVNQTQLILQQAIEPFLSLPWAVLTIMNIMLLIAGMFMDAVPFTLLLAPLFVPIAHVIGLDLIHLGIIFTMNGAIGMFSPPFGLNIFVGMATYKEPFNKIAWSVVPFIIISIFALLVVTYVPELSLWIPHRIYGN from the coding sequence ATGCTAGGTGTGCTGATCAGTCTTTTAGGTATTATGCTTGCGGTAGGTATCCCCATATACGTTGCCTTAGCGGGTCCATCATTAGTAGCTATTGTTATTAAAGACATTCCGCCGCTCTTATTTATGCAAAGGATGTTTGGCGGAATCGATAGATTTTCTTTAATGGCCATACCTTTCTTTATTTTGGCTGCCAATATTATGGGAAAAGGCGGTATGTCACGTAGAATACTGGCGCTTGCCAATGTTTTAGTGGGACGTTTTTACGGAGGTACGGCAATTGGCAGCACGCTGGCCTGCTTATTATTTGGCGCTCTTTCAGGTTCGGCCCCGGCGACTGTTGTGGCCATTGGCAGTATAACTTATCCCGCCTTACTGGAAAACGGCTATGGTAAGAAATTTTCCATGGGGCTGGTGACATCGGCTTCTTCGCTGGCTATTATTATTCCGCCCAGTATTACCATGATAGTTTACGCGGCCACAACCGGCACTTCGGTTGGTGAGTTGTTTATGGCCGGCATTGGCCCGGGTATATTTATGGGATTGTGTATAATGGCATATTCCGTCTGGTATGCGCGGAAAAACGATATACGGTCAACTGTTCATGTTCCGCCGGGGCAGGTGTGGATCGCTATAAAGGATTCTTCCTGGGCGATGGGCGTACCTATAATTATCATCGGAGGGATTTACGCCGGTGTATTTACGCCGACGGAATCCGCAACTGTGGCAGCTGTTTATGCATTAATAGTCGGGTTGTTTGTCTATAAAGAATTAGATTATAAAAGCGCGTTGCAAGTTTGTATAAGCTCTGCATTAACTACGGCGCAAGTCATGATTTTGGTAGCTGCGGCATCGGTGCTTTCCTGGATCCTTACTGTAAACCAAACTCAATTGATTTTGCAGCAAGCCATAGAACCATTTTTATCCCTGCCATGGGCAGTATTGACAATAATGAATATAATGCTGTTAATTGCCGGCATGTTTATGGATGCCGTGCCTTTTACCCTATTGCTGGCCCCGCTTTTTGTGCCAATTGCTCACGTAATCGGTTTGGATCTTATACATTTGGGAATTATATTCACTATGAATGGCGCCATTGGTATGTTTAGCCCGCCATTCGGATTGAATATCTTTGTCGGCATGGCCACATATAAGGAACCTTTTAATAAAATTGCCTGGTCCGTGGTTCCTTTTATTATAATCAGTATATTTGCTTTGCTTGTAGTAACCTATGTTCCCGAATTGTCCCTGTGGATACCGCACCGGATATACGGTAATTAG
- a CDS encoding molybdopterin cofactor-binding domain-containing protein: protein MNKVLLQINVNGKDHQIHIDPKMTLVDVLREKLGLTGTKKGCNSGECGACTILLEGESVASCMLPALKAQGKKIVTVEGLGEEKRLHPLQKSFLAKGAVQCGFCTPGMLLSAKALLDKNLNPTTQDIKLAISGNLCRCTGYKKIIDAVLAAATELRGEGEVVMPAVGRDVVGSSIARVDGVPKVTGQAKYADDLFFPNMLYAKVLRSAHAHAYIRKINTDRARALEGVAAVLTADDVPGCNGYGIHIKDQPVLAKDKVRCYGDAVAAVAAESIEIAEKALALIEVDYEPIPGVFTVEDALKPDAPEVHPSGNLIFHRKVYKGDIEKGFREADIIIEDKFRTPMVEHAYIEPETGIGIYEAGKITVYAPSQGVHYHRSEIAVNLNMPVNKIRVIQTTTGGGFGGKIDNSVHALVALLALKTGRAVKLSYSRKESMISSTKRHPFIMRYKLGARKDGKIIAGEAKIYGDTGAYNSYGTGVLTRVATCAFGPYEIPNVKIDTYTVYTNNPVSGAMRAFGAPQAAIAHEAIIDELAKKIGISPVEIRKINALRKGSATPTGQILNEGVGILETIERAVERSGLK, encoded by the coding sequence ATGAATAAAGTTTTGCTGCAAATAAATGTAAACGGCAAAGATCATCAAATTCATATCGACCCGAAAATGACTCTGGTGGATGTGCTGCGTGAAAAGTTGGGTTTAACGGGCACTAAAAAAGGCTGCAACAGTGGCGAATGTGGAGCCTGCACGATTCTGTTGGAAGGGGAGTCCGTGGCCTCCTGTATGCTGCCCGCCTTAAAGGCTCAAGGTAAAAAAATAGTTACGGTGGAAGGATTGGGTGAAGAAAAGCGGCTGCATCCCTTGCAGAAATCATTTTTAGCCAAAGGCGCGGTGCAATGCGGCTTTTGTACACCGGGCATGCTGCTTAGCGCCAAAGCTTTATTGGATAAAAATCTTAACCCCACAACCCAGGATATAAAACTGGCTATTTCAGGCAACTTGTGCCGTTGCACCGGGTATAAAAAAATAATTGATGCTGTCTTGGCTGCTGCGACGGAGCTGCGCGGCGAGGGGGAAGTCGTTATGCCCGCTGTTGGCCGGGACGTGGTCGGCTCCTCTATCGCGCGGGTTGACGGGGTGCCCAAGGTTACCGGCCAGGCCAAGTATGCCGACGACCTGTTTTTTCCCAACATGTTATACGCAAAAGTGCTGCGCAGTGCACATGCCCATGCTTATATCAGGAAAATTAACACAGACCGTGCCAGGGCCTTGGAGGGCGTAGCGGCGGTTTTAACGGCGGATGATGTGCCGGGCTGTAACGGTTATGGCATACATATAAAAGATCAGCCCGTCCTGGCTAAAGACAAGGTGCGTTGTTATGGTGACGCGGTTGCGGCAGTGGCGGCGGAAAGCATTGAAATTGCTGAGAAGGCATTGGCATTGATAGAAGTTGATTACGAGCCCATTCCCGGTGTATTTACGGTTGAAGACGCTCTCAAGCCGGACGCGCCTGAAGTTCATCCGAGTGGCAATTTGATTTTCCACCGTAAAGTTTATAAAGGGGATATAGAAAAGGGTTTTAGAGAGGCGGATATTATCATCGAAGATAAATTTAGGACACCCATGGTGGAACACGCTTATATTGAGCCGGAGACCGGTATTGGTATATACGAAGCGGGAAAAATAACTGTTTACGCTCCCAGCCAGGGTGTCCACTATCACCGGTCTGAAATTGCAGTTAACCTTAATATGCCGGTAAATAAAATACGTGTAATACAAACTACTACCGGAGGAGGTTTTGGCGGTAAAATTGATAATTCAGTACATGCACTGGTTGCGCTTCTGGCTTTAAAGACAGGCCGGGCGGTGAAATTGTCTTATAGCAGGAAAGAGTCCATGATTTCCTCAACTAAACGTCACCCGTTTATTATGCGCTATAAATTGGGCGCTCGCAAGGATGGTAAAATAATAGCGGGAGAAGCTAAGATCTATGGTGATACAGGGGCTTATAACTCTTACGGAACAGGTGTATTAACCAGAGTGGCTACCTGTGCGTTTGGTCCATACGAAATTCCCAATGTAAAAATTGACACCTACACGGTTTATACCAACAATCCGGTTAGCGGTGCCATGCGGGCTTTCGGCGCACCTCAGGCTGCCATAGCCCATGAAGCTATAATAGATGAGCTGGCCAAAAAGATCGGTATTTCGCCTGTGGAAATTAGAAAAATAAATGCGTTGAGAAAGGGGTCGGCCACACCTACGGGGCAGATTCTCAATGAGGGCGTGGGTATTTTGGAAACCATTGAGCGTGCAGTGGAAAGAAGCGGTCTTAAATAA